A stretch of Nonomuraea africana DNA encodes these proteins:
- a CDS encoding class I SAM-dependent methyltransferase produces MLDYDSEAACYDATRGGEARARASARAVETLLPGSAAVVADVACGTGSVTALLRRPGRLVVGVDRSRSMARVAASRLDGAAVLGEATRLPLPDSSVDAVTMIWLLHLLDRPTSAAVLAEAARVLRPGGVLITTVDKNDALYAVGGDAAALVRPLRDAHAPVQADAYAWVSEVAAGLGLVAAGRTSFAGTGQGRSPKAWRESLAASANGWPGAAPPAELERLDALLAALPEQERPRADPVYRLIALSSAHRKPVRAGRPAAP; encoded by the coding sequence GTGCTCGACTACGACAGCGAGGCGGCCTGCTACGACGCGACGCGCGGCGGGGAGGCCAGGGCGCGGGCGTCGGCGCGGGCCGTCGAGACGCTCCTGCCGGGCTCCGCCGCGGTGGTCGCCGACGTGGCCTGCGGCACCGGCAGCGTCACCGCCCTGCTCCGCCGCCCCGGCCGGCTCGTCGTGGGCGTCGACAGGTCGCGGAGCATGGCGCGGGTGGCCGCCTCCCGTCTGGACGGCGCCGCGGTGCTGGGCGAGGCCACCCGCCTGCCGCTGCCCGACTCCTCGGTCGACGCCGTCACGATGATCTGGCTGCTGCACCTGCTCGACCGTCCGACGTCGGCGGCGGTGCTCGCGGAGGCGGCCAGGGTGCTGCGCCCAGGCGGCGTGCTGATCACCACCGTGGACAAGAACGACGCCCTCTACGCGGTGGGAGGCGACGCCGCCGCGCTGGTGCGCCCGCTGCGCGACGCCCACGCTCCCGTCCAGGCCGACGCCTACGCCTGGGTGAGCGAGGTGGCGGCCGGGCTCGGGCTCGTGGCGGCGGGACGGACGAGCTTCGCGGGGACCGGGCAGGGCCGCAGCCCGAAGGCGTGGCGCGAGAGCCTGGCCGCGTCCGCGAACGGCTGGCCCGGCGCGGCGCCGCCCGCCGAGCTGGAGCGGCTCGACGCCCTGCTGGCCGCGCTGCCCGAGCAGGAGCGCCCGCGCGCCGACCCCGTCTACCGGTTGATCGCGCTGTCTTCCGCTCACCGGAA
- a CDS encoding 2'-5' RNA ligase family protein — protein sequence MGHFEMGQTALVVNVPAAEPVVGRWRERYDSSAAYGVSAHVTVLYPFLRLERIDAGVRAELGRLFAARRAFDVTFRAAGRFPGVLYLAPEPEGPLRELTEAVAARWPEAPPYGGRHPDVVPHLTVADGAEPGVLAAMEADLAARLPFTAQAGGVTLVAFDGTSWRAEEFFPLGDGDYGVPGSLSAVLADVAAERVAQDAMWGVQDLADGTGPERTAAADLARAELEEAARDGAPTWRHVLHEEVMEAFAEADPDLLRAELVQVAAVAVKWAQALGRRGGERAPHEVKRARFKAIVDVHVLFVREGRVLLGRRANTGYADGLWHLPSGHLEEGESAVAGAVREALEEVGVVIGPDDLTFVHAMHRAPDRVGLFFRAERWSGEPYNAEPGKCAALEWHPLDDLPAELVPYPEAALRAILRGEPYAQFGF from the coding sequence GTGGGTCACTTCGAGATGGGCCAGACCGCTCTGGTGGTGAACGTCCCGGCGGCCGAGCCCGTCGTGGGGCGCTGGCGGGAGCGTTACGACTCCTCGGCCGCCTACGGCGTCAGCGCGCACGTCACCGTCCTCTACCCGTTCCTGCGGCTCGAGCGGATCGACGCGGGAGTGCGGGCCGAGCTCGGCCGCCTGTTCGCCGCGCGCAGGGCGTTCGACGTGACCTTCCGCGCTGCGGGGCGCTTTCCCGGCGTGCTCTACCTGGCCCCCGAGCCCGAGGGTCCGTTGCGCGAGCTCACCGAGGCGGTCGCCGCCCGCTGGCCGGAGGCTCCGCCGTACGGCGGGCGTCATCCCGACGTGGTCCCGCACCTGACGGTCGCCGACGGCGCGGAGCCCGGCGTGCTGGCGGCGATGGAGGCGGACCTGGCGGCCCGGCTGCCCTTCACCGCCCAGGCGGGCGGGGTCACGCTGGTGGCCTTCGACGGCACGAGCTGGCGGGCGGAGGAGTTCTTCCCTCTCGGCGACGGCGACTACGGGGTGCCGGGCTCGCTGTCCGCGGTGCTGGCCGACGTGGCCGCCGAACGGGTGGCGCAGGACGCGATGTGGGGCGTGCAGGACCTCGCCGACGGCACGGGTCCCGAGCGCACGGCGGCGGCCGACCTGGCCAGGGCCGAGCTGGAGGAGGCCGCGCGGGACGGTGCGCCGACCTGGCGGCACGTCCTGCACGAGGAGGTCATGGAGGCCTTCGCCGAGGCGGACCCCGACCTGCTGCGCGCCGAGCTGGTCCAGGTCGCCGCCGTGGCCGTGAAGTGGGCGCAGGCGCTGGGACGGCGCGGCGGGGAGCGCGCCCCGCACGAGGTGAAGAGGGCCAGGTTCAAGGCGATCGTGGACGTGCACGTGCTCTTCGTCCGCGAGGGGAGAGTGCTGCTCGGACGGCGGGCGAACACCGGGTACGCCGACGGCCTGTGGCACCTGCCGTCAGGACATCTGGAGGAGGGTGAGTCGGCGGTCGCCGGCGCGGTCAGGGAGGCCCTTGAGGAGGTCGGCGTGGTGATCGGCCCCGACGACCTCACCTTCGTGCACGCCATGCACCGCGCGCCCGACCGCGTCGGGCTGTTCTTCAGGGCCGAGCGGTGGAGCGGCGAGCCGTACAACGCCGAGCCGGGCAAGTGCGCCGCCCTCGAGTGGCACCCGCTGGACGACCTGCCCGCCGAGCTGGTCCCCTACCCCGAGGCGGCGCTGCGGGCGATCCTGCGCGGCGAGCCGTACGCGCAGTTCGGCTTCTGA
- a CDS encoding methyltransferase — MNELDLTRFPVNPRDQLRAWDAADEYLLRHLGGDLQGNVVVFGDRWGALVTALAAHRPTQITDSFLTQEATRANLKRNGVDEGQVRLLTTRDTLPDRVDVLLVRVPKNLALLEDQLHRLAPAVHEDTVVVGTGMVTEIHTSTLRAFERILGPTRTSLAERKARLIFCTPDPALPRTPSPWPISYTLPDDVGPASGRTVVNHAGIFCADRLDIGTRFLLRHLPGSRGPERVVDLGCGNGVVGLSLALANPQAEVLFVDESHQAVASAEATYLANSAALPDPPAARFLTGDGMADVEVGSADLVLNNPPFHTHRATTDDTAWRMFTGSRTALRRGGELWVIGNRHLGYHAKLRRLFGNCEVVASDPKFVVLRAVKR; from the coding sequence ATGAACGAGCTCGACCTGACCCGCTTCCCCGTCAACCCCCGCGACCAACTGCGCGCGTGGGACGCCGCCGACGAGTACCTGCTGCGGCACCTCGGCGGCGACCTCCAGGGCAACGTGGTCGTGTTCGGCGACCGGTGGGGCGCGCTGGTCACCGCGCTCGCCGCGCACCGGCCCACCCAGATCACCGACTCGTTCCTCACCCAGGAGGCCACCAGGGCCAACCTGAAGCGCAACGGCGTCGACGAAGGCCAGGTGCGGCTGCTGACGACCAGGGACACCCTGCCCGACCGCGTCGACGTGCTGCTGGTGCGCGTGCCCAAGAACCTCGCGCTCCTGGAGGACCAGCTGCACCGCCTGGCCCCCGCCGTCCACGAGGACACGGTCGTGGTCGGCACGGGCATGGTCACCGAGATCCACACCTCGACCCTGCGGGCCTTCGAGCGCATCCTCGGCCCCACCCGCACCTCGCTGGCCGAGCGCAAGGCACGGCTGATCTTCTGCACCCCCGACCCCGCGCTGCCGAGGACGCCGAGCCCCTGGCCGATCAGCTACACCCTGCCCGACGACGTCGGCCCCGCCTCGGGGCGCACCGTCGTCAACCACGCGGGCATCTTCTGCGCGGACCGCCTCGACATCGGCACCAGGTTCCTCCTCCGCCACCTGCCCGGCAGCAGGGGCCCCGAACGCGTCGTGGACCTCGGCTGCGGCAACGGCGTGGTCGGCCTGTCCTTGGCCCTGGCCAACCCCCAGGCCGAGGTGCTGTTCGTCGACGAGTCGCACCAGGCGGTGGCCTCGGCCGAGGCCACATATCTGGCCAACTCCGCCGCCCTGCCCGACCCGCCCGCCGCCCGCTTCCTGACGGGCGACGGCATGGCGGACGTCGAGGTGGGCTCGGCCGATCTGGTGCTCAACAACCCGCCCTTCCACACCCACCGCGCCACCACCGACGACACGGCCTGGCGGATGTTCACCGGATCCCGTACGGCGCTGCGCCGCGGCGGCGAGCTGTGGGTGATCGGCAACAGGCACCTCGGCTACCACGCCAAGCTGCGCAGGCTCTTCGGCAACTGCGAGGTCGTCGCCAGCGACCCGAAGTTCGTCGTCCTGCGCGCCGTCAAGCGTTGA
- a CDS encoding VOC family protein produces MDNVAIVVDDLDAAVAFFTELGMELEGKGQVEGLWADRTVGLDGVRSDIAMMRTPDGHSKLELTKYHTPAASSAEPENPPPNTLGLHRVMFTVDDIDDTIARLRAHGAELLGEVAQYESIFRLCYLRGPAGIIVALAEQIG; encoded by the coding sequence ATGGACAACGTCGCCATCGTCGTCGACGACCTGGACGCGGCTGTCGCGTTCTTCACCGAGCTCGGCATGGAACTGGAAGGCAAGGGACAGGTCGAAGGCCTTTGGGCGGACCGCACCGTCGGACTCGACGGCGTCCGGAGCGACATCGCGATGATGCGGACCCCAGACGGCCACAGCAAGCTGGAGCTGACCAAGTACCACACCCCCGCGGCGTCCAGCGCCGAGCCGGAGAACCCGCCGCCCAACACGCTGGGCCTGCATCGCGTCATGTTCACCGTCGACGACATCGACGACACCATCGCCCGCCTGCGCGCCCACGGCGCCGAACTTCTCGGCGAGGTGGCGCAGTACGAGAGCATCTTCCGGCTCTGCTACCTCCGCGGTCCCGCGGGAATCATCGTCGCCCTGGCCGAACAGATCGGCTGA
- a CDS encoding antibiotic biosynthesis monooxygenase — MSFGFVAFHYPAPEHVDAFLAECHQVAEAMRRQPGFESVGVWVTPDGDAVVTTGAFESEEAFLATADLAREMDATPDGLSDLEVRPREVHFLVSR; from the coding sequence ATGTCATTCGGTTTCGTTGCCTTCCACTACCCTGCCCCCGAGCATGTCGATGCGTTCCTCGCCGAGTGCCACCAGGTCGCCGAGGCGATGCGACGGCAGCCGGGCTTCGAGTCCGTCGGGGTCTGGGTCACCCCGGACGGCGACGCCGTCGTCACCACCGGCGCGTTCGAGTCCGAGGAGGCCTTCTTGGCGACGGCCGACCTCGCCCGCGAGATGGACGCGACGCCCGACGGCCTGAGCGACCTGGAGGTCAGGCCCCGCGAGGTCCACTTCCTCGTGTCGCGCTAA
- a CDS encoding TetR/AcrR family transcriptional regulator, with protein sequence MGALRTPREQWIEEGLRALAAGGVDAVRIEALAKALGVTKGGFYGYFADRDALLTEMLDTWERESIDDVIDRVERECGNPRDKVRLAGQLTFSSDRLLPIDLAIREWARRDHTVAARLRRVDNKRIQLARDAISTFCADPDEVEARALLAFCTAIGSHFLAADHPGRTRAPVIARAADIILDLPRNPGG encoded by the coding sequence ATGGGCGCGTTGCGCACACCGCGGGAGCAGTGGATCGAGGAGGGGCTGCGGGCGCTGGCCGCAGGCGGTGTGGACGCGGTGCGGATCGAGGCGCTCGCCAAGGCGCTGGGGGTGACCAAGGGGGGCTTCTACGGCTACTTCGCCGACCGCGACGCACTGCTGACCGAGATGCTGGACACCTGGGAGCGCGAGAGCATCGACGACGTAATCGACCGAGTCGAGCGGGAGTGCGGCAACCCGCGCGACAAGGTCCGCCTGGCCGGGCAGCTCACCTTCTCCAGCGACCGCCTGCTGCCCATCGACCTGGCCATCCGCGAATGGGCCCGCCGCGACCACACCGTCGCCGCCCGCCTGCGCCGCGTGGACAACAAGCGCATTCAGTTGGCGCGCGACGCGATCAGCACCTTCTGCGCCGACCCTGACGAGGTCGAGGCACGCGCCCTGCTCGCATTCTGCACGGCCATCGGCAGCCACTTCCTCGCCGCCGACCACCCCGGCCGCACCCGCGCCCCGGTCATCGCCCGCGCCGCCGACATCATCCTCGACCTCCCACGTAACCCCGGTGGATGA
- a CDS encoding dihydrofolate reductase family protein, with the protein MRKIVACFFISLDGVVESPDQWHFPYFNDEMGAAIGAQMAESDAMLMGRVNYEEWAAYWPAKSGEGDHFADHINNVKKYVVSNTLDSADWTNTTLIKGDSFVEELTALKRQEGGTISMSGSATLVRSLLEHDLLDELYLMVHPIVVDAGQRLFEGTGQIPLKLVSSTTFETGVLSLTYSTETK; encoded by the coding sequence ATGCGAAAGATCGTGGCCTGCTTCTTCATCTCCCTCGACGGCGTCGTCGAGTCGCCCGACCAGTGGCACTTCCCCTACTTCAACGACGAGATGGGCGCCGCGATCGGCGCGCAGATGGCCGAGTCCGACGCCATGCTCATGGGCCGCGTCAACTATGAGGAGTGGGCCGCCTACTGGCCGGCCAAGAGCGGCGAGGGCGACCACTTCGCCGACCACATCAACAACGTGAAGAAGTACGTCGTCTCGAACACCCTCGACTCGGCCGACTGGACCAACACCACGCTCATCAAGGGCGACTCCTTCGTCGAGGAGCTCACCGCGCTGAAGCGGCAGGAGGGCGGCACCATCTCGATGAGCGGCAGCGCCACCCTGGTCAGGTCGCTGCTCGAGCACGACCTGCTCGACGAGCTCTACCTCATGGTCCACCCGATCGTCGTCGACGCCGGCCAGCGGCTGTTCGAGGGCACCGGCCAGATCCCGCTCAAGCTCGTCTCGTCCACGACCTTCGAGACCGGTGTCCTGTCCCTCACCTACTCCACGGAGACGAAGTGA
- a CDS encoding class I SAM-dependent methyltransferase — MSELAERIHRAFFRMMSLLSRRGQGVFLRRYFDWWHRTPDPWKLGTDDYERHKYATTLDAVPRLPYRRILEVGCAEGVFTDALVGRFPDAEVTGIDISTRALERARKRTEKASFVHADLLSHGLEEGFDLVFCAETLYYVGRAGRLRQASERLVGLLADGGVLVLVHPWPEAASLHRFADADHSLSPVAGRVDTDTHRPFSVSVYRKA; from the coding sequence ATGTCGGAGCTCGCGGAGCGGATTCACCGGGCGTTCTTCCGGATGATGTCCCTGCTCTCCCGTCGAGGGCAGGGCGTCTTTCTGCGCCGTTACTTCGACTGGTGGCACCGCACGCCCGATCCGTGGAAGCTCGGGACCGACGACTACGAGCGGCACAAGTACGCCACGACGCTGGACGCGGTTCCCCGCCTGCCGTACCGGCGGATTCTGGAGGTGGGGTGCGCGGAAGGGGTGTTCACCGACGCTCTGGTGGGACGGTTCCCCGACGCCGAGGTCACCGGGATCGACATCTCCACGCGAGCGCTGGAGCGGGCCAGGAAGCGGACGGAGAAAGCCAGTTTCGTCCACGCCGACCTCCTCAGCCATGGTCTTGAGGAGGGGTTCGACCTGGTGTTCTGCGCGGAGACGCTCTACTACGTGGGCAGGGCGGGACGGCTTCGCCAGGCCTCGGAGCGGCTGGTCGGGCTGCTGGCCGACGGCGGGGTGCTGGTGCTGGTGCATCCGTGGCCAGAGGCGGCGAGCCTGCACAGGTTCGCCGACGCCGACCACTCGCTCTCACCCGTCGCCGGCCGGGTCGACACCGACACGCACCGGCCGTTCTCCGTCTCCGTCTACCGCAAGGCGTGA
- a CDS encoding cation acetate symporter, with protein sequence MSGTVLTFGLFILFIVITLVITFWARGHTRSAEDFYAGGRTFSGPQNGLALAGDYMSAASFLGIAGIIALSGYDGFLYSIGFLVAWLLTLLLVELMRNAGRFTMADVLSYRVRQQPRVRTAAVISTVTVSVFYLLAQMVGAGALVSLLLGVSTDTAKVVTIVAVGAMMIFYVMFGGMKGTTWVQIIKAVLLMTGTIVLTVLVLGRFGFNLSEMLGAAAKASGRPDFLQPGGRFAQDVEGDPVRTLLNKLDFISLALALVLGTAGLPHIVTRFFTVPDARAARASVNWAIGLVGVFYLMTLALGFGATALVGREAIAAQDPAGNAAALQLAQVLGEYVGGPVGGDLMLAFIGAVAFATILAVVSGLVMASSTSLAHDYFGHVLMFGRPRESQEVGVARFSALVIGLLAVVLAVVARHQNVAFLVALAFAMAASANLPAIVLSLFWKRFNSTGVVAGVYGGLSGSLLLVFFSPVVSGKVDPVTGASLSLLPRGVDFAVFPMENPGLVSIPFGFLCAVAGALLSKEQPDADRFDELSVRSLTGTGAHRATYKGTRRQY encoded by the coding sequence ATGAGCGGGACCGTGCTGACCTTCGGCCTGTTCATCCTGTTCATCGTGATCACGCTGGTGATCACCTTCTGGGCCAGGGGCCACACCCGCAGCGCCGAAGACTTCTACGCGGGCGGCAGGACCTTCTCCGGCCCGCAGAACGGCCTGGCGCTGGCCGGCGACTACATGTCGGCCGCCTCGTTCCTCGGCATCGCGGGCATCATCGCGCTGTCGGGCTACGACGGCTTCCTCTACTCCATCGGCTTCCTGGTCGCGTGGCTGCTGACGTTGCTGCTGGTGGAGCTGATGCGCAACGCCGGCAGGTTCACGATGGCCGACGTCCTGTCCTACCGCGTACGGCAGCAGCCCAGGGTCCGCACCGCCGCGGTCATCTCCACGGTCACCGTCTCGGTCTTCTACCTGCTGGCCCAGATGGTGGGCGCCGGCGCGCTGGTGTCGCTGCTGCTCGGCGTCTCCACCGACACCGCCAAGGTCGTCACGATCGTCGCGGTCGGCGCGATGATGATCTTCTACGTGATGTTCGGCGGGATGAAGGGCACCACCTGGGTGCAGATCATCAAGGCCGTGCTGCTGATGACGGGCACGATCGTGCTGACCGTGCTGGTGCTGGGCAGGTTCGGGTTCAACCTGAGCGAGATGCTGGGCGCCGCCGCCAAGGCCAGCGGCCGGCCCGACTTCCTGCAGCCGGGCGGCAGGTTCGCCCAGGACGTCGAGGGCGACCCCGTCAGGACACTGCTGAACAAGCTCGACTTCATCAGCCTCGCCCTGGCGCTGGTCCTGGGCACGGCGGGCCTGCCGCACATCGTCACGAGGTTCTTCACCGTGCCCGACGCCCGCGCCGCCCGCGCCTCGGTCAACTGGGCCATCGGCCTGGTCGGCGTCTTCTACCTGATGACGCTGGCGCTGGGCTTCGGCGCGACCGCCCTGGTCGGCCGGGAGGCGATCGCCGCCCAGGACCCCGCGGGCAACGCCGCGGCCCTGCAACTGGCGCAGGTCCTGGGCGAGTACGTCGGCGGCCCCGTCGGCGGCGACCTCATGCTGGCCTTCATCGGCGCGGTCGCCTTCGCCACCATCCTGGCGGTGGTCTCGGGTCTGGTCATGGCCTCCTCCACCTCCCTGGCCCACGACTACTTCGGCCACGTGCTGATGTTCGGCAGGCCGAGGGAGTCGCAGGAGGTGGGGGTCGCGCGCTTCTCCGCCCTGGTGATCGGCCTGCTGGCGGTCGTGCTGGCCGTGGTGGCCCGGCACCAGAACGTCGCCTTCCTGGTGGCGCTGGCCTTCGCGATGGCCGCCTCGGCGAACCTGCCGGCGATCGTGCTGTCGCTGTTCTGGAAGAGGTTCAACTCCACCGGCGTCGTCGCGGGGGTGTACGGCGGGCTGTCCGGGTCGCTGCTGCTGGTGTTCTTCTCCCCCGTGGTGTCGGGGAAGGTCGACCCGGTCACCGGGGCCAGCCTGTCGCTACTCCCCCGTGGCGTCGATTTCGCCGTCTTCCCGATGGAGAACCCGGGGCTGGTGTCGATCCCCTTCGGCTTCCTGTGCGCGGTGGCGGGAGCGCTGCTGAGCAAGGAGCAGCCGGACGCCGACAGGTTCGACGAGCTGTCGGTCCGCTCCCTCACCGGGACCGGCGCGCATCGGGCCACGTACAAGGGAACACGGCGACAGTACTAG
- a CDS encoding DUF485 domain-containing protein, producing MAIGIVASFLGWYFLYISLSAFARDFMAYPAIGNINVALLLGILQFVSTFVLAWRYTRYARRMLDPLAAQLRDEADQRQAELERHEQMLAERRRIENWSPQPRHGRRRR from the coding sequence TTGGCGATCGGCATCGTCGCCTCCTTCCTGGGCTGGTACTTCCTCTACATCTCGCTGTCGGCCTTCGCCCGTGACTTCATGGCCTATCCGGCCATCGGCAACATCAACGTCGCGCTGCTGCTCGGCATCCTGCAGTTCGTCTCCACCTTCGTCCTGGCCTGGCGCTACACCCGTTACGCCCGCAGGATGCTCGATCCCCTGGCGGCGCAGCTGCGCGACGAGGCCGACCAGCGCCAGGCCGAACTGGAGCGGCACGAGCAGATGCTCGCCGAGCGCAGGCGCATCGAGAACTGGTCCCCCCAGCCCCGACACGGAAGGCGGCGCCGATGA
- a CDS encoding PIG-L family deacetylase, which produces MDRQLTVMAVHAHPDDEVISTGGILARYAAEGIRTVLVTCTNGEQGDGPGGVKPGDPGHDDAEVAERRLAELRESVAHLGIEHVELLGYRDSGMDGWEGNAHPDSFWNVPVERAAARLAELMEHYRPQVVVTYDETGGYGHPDHIQAHRIAVAATESTGIPDKLYYTAVSRAGVQEMFEYMRTAGIEMDEVELPDDFGTPDELITTVADVSPYVEHKVKALRAHASQSDSIFLLQMPEEAQHRVFATESFVRKICKVAAPDHEDDLFAGLRD; this is translated from the coding sequence ATGGATCGACAGTTGACAGTGATGGCCGTGCACGCACACCCCGACGACGAGGTGATCAGCACCGGCGGCATCCTCGCCCGCTACGCCGCCGAAGGCATCAGGACGGTGCTGGTCACGTGCACCAACGGTGAGCAGGGCGACGGGCCCGGCGGGGTGAAGCCGGGCGACCCCGGCCACGACGACGCCGAGGTCGCCGAGCGGCGGCTGGCCGAGCTGCGCGAGTCCGTGGCGCACCTGGGCATCGAGCACGTCGAGCTCCTCGGATACCGCGACTCCGGCATGGACGGGTGGGAGGGCAACGCCCACCCCGACTCCTTCTGGAACGTGCCGGTGGAGCGGGCGGCGGCCCGGTTGGCGGAGTTGATGGAGCACTACCGGCCGCAGGTCGTGGTCACCTATGACGAGACGGGCGGCTACGGCCACCCCGACCACATCCAGGCCCACCGGATCGCGGTGGCGGCGACGGAGTCGACCGGCATTCCGGACAAGCTCTACTACACGGCCGTGTCGCGGGCCGGGGTCCAGGAGATGTTCGAGTACATGCGGACGGCGGGCATCGAGATGGACGAGGTCGAGCTGCCCGACGACTTCGGCACACCCGACGAGCTGATCACCACGGTGGCCGACGTATCGCCGTATGTGGAGCACAAGGTTAAGGCGTTGCGCGCGCACGCCAGCCAGAGCGACAGCATCTTCCTGCTGCAGATGCCTGAGGAGGCCCAGCACCGCGTCTTCGCGACGGAGTCCTTCGTACGGAAGATCTGCAAGGTCGCCGCCCCCGACCACGAGGACGACCTGTTCGCGGGCCTGCGCGACTAG
- a CDS encoding VOC family protein: MDRSAMEWKLEVVPVPVADVERAKRFYTEQAGFHADHDTQVNATVRIVQLTPPGSACSIVIGAPVSTPPGVVQGLQLVVRDIAAARAQLVERGVEVSGIQHYEKDGTLADGPGGRWNSFAFFSDPDGNGWVLQESPT; the protein is encoded by the coding sequence GTGGACAGGTCCGCCATGGAATGGAAGCTCGAGGTCGTGCCCGTCCCCGTCGCCGACGTGGAGCGGGCCAAGCGGTTCTACACCGAGCAGGCGGGCTTCCACGCCGACCACGACACGCAGGTCAACGCCACGGTGCGGATCGTGCAGCTCACTCCGCCCGGCTCGGCCTGCTCGATCGTCATCGGTGCGCCGGTCAGCACCCCGCCGGGCGTGGTGCAGGGGCTGCAGCTGGTGGTCCGCGACATCGCCGCCGCCCGCGCGCAGCTCGTGGAGCGGGGCGTCGAGGTCAGCGGCATCCAGCACTACGAGAAGGACGGGACACTGGCGGACGGCCCCGGCGGCCGATGGAACTCCTTCGCCTTCTTCTCCGACCCCGACGGAAATGGCTGGGTCCTCCAGGAATCCCCCACCTGA
- a CDS encoding TetR/AcrR family transcriptional regulator — protein sequence MSVPYELSGRHQQKARTRQALISATRELLTQGLIPTVEKAAAAAGISRTTAYRYFPNQRALLLAVHPETQRQSLLPENAPSDPQARLDLVMRTFTRMTVEWEPQLRTSLRLSLEPAEDADQPVLRQGRAIGWIEDALAPLRETNPEIDVHRLAVAIRSASGIEALIWLTDIASLSHEEAVETMCWSARALLQAALVGGAAPS from the coding sequence ATGTCCGTACCATATGAATTGAGTGGCCGTCATCAGCAGAAGGCTCGCACGCGTCAAGCGCTCATCTCGGCCACGCGTGAGCTGCTGACCCAGGGGCTTATCCCCACCGTGGAGAAGGCCGCGGCAGCAGCGGGGATCTCCCGGACGACGGCGTACCGGTACTTCCCCAATCAGCGCGCGCTGCTGCTTGCCGTACATCCCGAGACCCAGCGGCAGTCGCTGCTGCCCGAGAATGCGCCCAGCGATCCGCAGGCTCGGCTCGACCTGGTCATGAGGACTTTCACCCGGATGACGGTCGAGTGGGAGCCGCAACTGCGCACGTCCCTGCGTCTGTCGCTGGAACCGGCCGAAGACGCCGACCAGCCGGTTCTCCGCCAAGGGCGAGCCATCGGCTGGATCGAGGACGCCCTGGCACCCCTGCGTGAGACCAACCCAGAGATCGATGTGCATCGGCTTGCCGTGGCGATCCGATCCGCCAGCGGCATCGAAGCGCTGATATGGCTCACCGACATCGCCAGCCTCTCCCATGAAGAGGCGGTGGAGACCATGTGCTGGTCGGCACGCGCCCTGCTGCAGGCGGCGCTCGTCGGCGGCGCGGCGCCCTCATAG
- a CDS encoding cytoplasmic protein gives MDHDPTATNPDLYRLIFENERIRVLEYKDKPGDKTTPHRHPDSVMYTLSSFKRRVAAGARQVDVELQAGQVRWVGAQEHSGENIGVTDTHTIFVELKEPPANGSPSPDSPLGPSAQK, from the coding sequence ATGGACCACGATCCCACCGCGACGAATCCCGACCTCTATCGACTGATCTTCGAGAACGAGCGCATCCGTGTCCTGGAGTACAAGGACAAACCGGGCGACAAGACCACACCCCATCGGCATCCCGACAGCGTCATGTACACGCTGAGCTCCTTCAAGAGGAGGGTTGCGGCCGGCGCCCGACAGGTGGATGTCGAACTCCAGGCCGGGCAGGTGCGATGGGTCGGTGCTCAAGAGCATTCCGGCGAGAACATCGGCGTCACCGACACACACACGATCTTTGTTGAGCTGAAGGAACCACCGGCGAACGGCTCGCCATCGCCCGACAGCCCTCTGGGGCCTTCTGCTCAGAAGTAG
- a CDS encoding LGFP repeat-containing protein: MVPAHAGSTTAAATSACGIRPYGLIGARWSELGGENSALGCPRTSEVDVYLNGVWAGRRQNFLRGQMVWSPRQGPKLVVSAWSIGGYAYVDWHTTAPRSYDRFLVRWTSAADRAGTQRDLGGGTGGRMRVRVMTTSGYRFIVEGCDNGTFSSSCKQGWTLSVTA; encoded by the coding sequence GTGGTCCCCGCCCATGCCGGCAGCACCACGGCGGCCGCGACGAGCGCCTGCGGCATCCGGCCCTACGGCCTGATCGGCGCGCGGTGGAGCGAACTCGGCGGCGAGAACAGCGCGCTGGGCTGCCCGCGCACCTCCGAGGTGGACGTCTACCTGAACGGTGTCTGGGCCGGACGCAGGCAGAACTTCCTGCGCGGGCAAATGGTCTGGTCACCCCGGCAGGGGCCCAAGTTGGTGGTGTCGGCCTGGTCGATCGGCGGATACGCCTACGTCGACTGGCATACGACCGCCCCCCGCTCCTATGACCGCTTCCTCGTCCGCTGGACCAGCGCCGCGGACAGAGCCGGAACCCAGCGAGACCTCGGCGGCGGCACCGGCGGCCGGATGCGGGTCCGCGTGATGACCACCAGCGGCTACCGATTCATCGTCGAAGGCTGCGACAACGGAACCTTCAGCTCCAGCTGCAAGCAGGGCTGGACCCTCTCGGTGACCGCCTGA